In the Thermus thermamylovorans genome, one interval contains:
- a CDS encoding S8 family peptidase, which translates to MKKLVLALGLLALAACQQQTGLSPQALREAGQTYIAVLEAKEVSPSRFAEGLAALERAHGLAIPAEDRLEALGMVILRGLSPAKAERLAQDPRVYGLTPDREVWAFAQTVPWGVERVGAPTTTAKGAGVSIYILDTGIKVGHEDLTNLAGGHAVVKCRGRCRAPYDDDNGHGTHVAGTAAAVNNNVGVLGVAPAAELWAVKVLSNSGSGSISGIVQGLNWVIAHDNGGKPKVINMSLGGRGRDDQDGQYCPANRSTDAFHNAIQKAVCDHNITVVVAAGNDGADAANYVPAAYDEVLTVSATNSQDDWPSWSNYGPDVDLAAPGVSILSTWHTSTSAYNTLSGTSMASPHVAGAAALVLSLHPHSTPAQVRQTLLQNAESTASWTNTSGKPHPEPFLNVRGF; encoded by the coding sequence ATGAAGAAACTGGTCCTCGCTCTCGGCCTTCTCGCCCTGGCCGCCTGCCAGCAGCAGACCGGCCTGAGCCCCCAGGCCCTGCGGGAAGCAGGCCAGACCTACATCGCCGTCCTGGAGGCCAAGGAGGTGAGCCCCTCCCGCTTCGCAGAAGGGCTCGCTGCCCTGGAGCGGGCTCACGGCCTTGCCATCCCCGCCGAGGACCGCCTCGAGGCCCTGGGGATGGTCATCCTCCGAGGCCTTTCCCCCGCCAAGGCGGAACGCCTGGCCCAGGACCCGAGGGTGTACGGCCTCACCCCCGATCGGGAGGTCTGGGCCTTCGCCCAGACCGTCCCCTGGGGGGTCGAGCGGGTGGGGGCCCCCACCACCACCGCCAAGGGGGCAGGGGTGTCCATCTACATCCTGGACACGGGTATTAAGGTGGGGCACGAGGACCTCACCAACCTCGCGGGAGGCCACGCGGTGGTGAAATGCCGCGGGCGCTGCCGGGCCCCCTACGACGACGACAACGGCCACGGCACCCACGTGGCCGGGACGGCGGCCGCGGTAAACAACAACGTGGGCGTGCTCGGCGTGGCCCCCGCCGCCGAGCTCTGGGCGGTAAAGGTCCTCTCCAACAGCGGCTCCGGCTCCATCAGCGGCATCGTTCAGGGCCTCAACTGGGTCATCGCCCACGACAACGGGGGGAAGCCCAAGGTGATCAACATGAGCCTGGGGGGCCGGGGTCGGGACGACCAGGACGGCCAGTACTGCCCCGCCAACCGCTCCACCGATGCCTTCCACAACGCTATCCAGAAGGCGGTCTGCGACCACAACATCACTGTGGTGGTGGCCGCAGGCAACGACGGGGCCGACGCCGCCAACTACGTTCCCGCCGCCTACGACGAGGTCCTCACCGTGAGCGCCACCAACAGCCAGGACGACTGGCCTTCCTGGTCCAACTACGGCCCTGACGTGGACCTGGCCGCCCCTGGGGTCTCCATCCTCTCCACCTGGCACACCTCCACCAGCGCCTACAACACGCTAAGCGGCACCTCCATGGCCAGCCCCCACGTGGCGGGGGCCGCCGCCCTGGTGCTCTCCCTCCACCCCCACTCCACCCCCGCCCAGGTGCGGCAAACCCTTCTGCAAAACGCCGAGAGCACCGCTTCCTGGACGAACACCTCCGGCAAGCCCCACCCCGAGCCCTTCCTGAACGTGCGGGGCTTCTAG
- the pyrF gene encoding orotidine-5'-phosphate decarboxylase: MDFLEALARPPLVLGVDPRPGLHGKEPIPHLRRYSLEVLEALAPRLAAVKFQLAFFEALGPEGMALLLELASGARVMGLPVLFDGKRGDIGSTAEAYAEAYLLRFPGSALTLNPYLGLDALEPFFRAAQRSGGAVFVLAKTSNPGAGFLQDLEVGRRPLYLHLAEVLAEEGRRYLEGPWSRVGLVVGATYPEAVQRVREAAPHAPLLLPGVGAQGGKPLKGPGLLNASARALFYPRGRPDLEGALEAAEALLAALVE, encoded by the coding sequence GTGGACTTCCTGGAGGCCCTTGCCCGCCCCCCCTTGGTCCTGGGGGTGGACCCGAGGCCGGGCCTGCACGGCAAGGAGCCCATCCCGCACCTCAGGCGCTACAGCCTGGAGGTCCTCGAGGCCCTCGCCCCCCGCCTGGCCGCGGTGAAGTTCCAGCTGGCCTTCTTCGAGGCCCTGGGCCCCGAGGGGATGGCCCTCCTCCTGGAGCTGGCCAGCGGGGCCCGGGTGATGGGCTTGCCCGTCCTCTTCGACGGCAAGCGGGGGGACATCGGCTCCACCGCCGAGGCCTACGCCGAGGCCTACCTCCTCCGCTTTCCGGGAAGCGCCCTCACCCTGAACCCCTACCTGGGCCTGGACGCCCTGGAGCCCTTCTTCCGGGCGGCACAAAGGAGCGGGGGGGCGGTCTTCGTCCTGGCCAAGACCTCCAACCCCGGCGCGGGGTTTTTGCAGGATCTGGAGGTGGGGAGGAGGCCCCTTTACCTCCACCTGGCGGAGGTCTTGGCGGAGGAAGGGAGGCGGTACCTGGAGGGCCCCTGGAGCCGGGTGGGACTGGTGGTGGGGGCCACCTACCCGGAGGCGGTCCAGAGGGTGCGGGAGGCGGCCCCCCATGCCCCCCTTCTCCTCCCCGGGGTAGGGGCGCAAGGAGGGAAGCCCCTCAAGGGTCCGGGCCTCCTGAACGCCTCGGCCCGCGCCCTCTTCTACCCCAGGGGCCGGCCGGACCTGGAGGGGGCCCTGGAGGCGGCGGAAGCCCTCCTTGCGGCTTTGGTAGAGTAG
- the pyrE gene encoding orotate phosphoribosyltransferase — MDVLELYRRTGALLQGHFLLRSGLHTPFFLQSAALLQHPLYAEAVGEALGRLFEDERVDFVIGPALGGVVLSFVVAKALGARALFAEKDGQGGMTLRRGLTVNPGDRFLAVEDVVTTGESVRKAIQAAEARGGVLVGVGAIVDRSGGKAAFGVPFRVLLELEVPQYPEEACPLCREELPLEEV; from the coding sequence ATGGACGTTCTGGAGCTTTACCGCAGGACGGGGGCCCTTTTGCAGGGGCATTTCCTCCTGCGCTCCGGGCTCCACACCCCCTTCTTTCTGCAGTCCGCGGCTCTCCTCCAGCACCCCCTCTACGCGGAGGCGGTGGGGGAGGCCCTGGGCCGGCTTTTTGAGGACGAGCGGGTAGACTTCGTCATCGGCCCGGCCCTGGGGGGGGTGGTGCTCTCCTTCGTGGTGGCCAAGGCCCTGGGGGCTCGGGCCCTTTTCGCCGAGAAGGATGGGCAAGGGGGCATGACCCTCCGCCGGGGCCTCACCGTGAACCCCGGGGACCGCTTTTTAGCGGTGGAGGACGTGGTGACCACCGGGGAAAGCGTCAGGAAGGCTATCCAGGCGGCGGAGGCGCGAGGCGGGGTGCTGGTGGGGGTAGGAGCCATCGTGGACCGTAGCGGGGGGAAGGCGGCCTTCGGCGTGCCCTTCCGGGTCCTTTTGGAGCTGGAGGTGCCCCAGTACCCCGAGGAGGCATGCCCCCTGTGCCGGGAGGAGTTGCCCCTGGAGGAGGTCTGA
- a CDS encoding NAD(P)H-dependent glycerol-3-phosphate dehydrogenase, with the protein MKVAVLGAGAWGTALGVLLASKGIPTALLARRAEHAERLQAMRENRDYLPGVALPAYLHPTADPEEALLGAEFAVVALPSKALEEALKALPPAPWYLSATKGLLHREGELWTASQVVAALTGRPVAALSGPNHAEEVARFLPTASVAAGPEELARRVQELFSGPTFRVYTSPDLRGVELGGALKNVLALAAGMVDGLRLGDNAKAALLTRGLKEMVRFGTAMGGEEATFYGLSGLGDLLATAFSLHSRNRGAGERLVRGEALARLEDRGVVEGLYAVRALMAWRERAGLELPIAEAVYRVVYEGLDPLKALSALMAREPKAE; encoded by the coding sequence GTGAAGGTGGCCGTCCTGGGGGCGGGGGCTTGGGGGACGGCGCTGGGGGTGCTTTTGGCCAGCAAGGGCATCCCCACGGCCCTCCTGGCCCGGCGGGCGGAGCACGCCGAGCGCTTACAGGCCATGCGGGAGAACCGGGACTACCTGCCCGGGGTGGCCCTGCCCGCCTACCTCCACCCCACCGCGGACCCCGAGGAGGCCCTCCTGGGGGCGGAGTTCGCGGTGGTGGCCCTGCCCTCCAAGGCCCTGGAGGAGGCCCTAAAGGCCCTGCCCCCGGCCCCCTGGTACCTCTCGGCCACCAAGGGGCTCCTCCACCGGGAAGGGGAGCTTTGGACGGCCAGCCAGGTGGTCGCCGCCCTTACGGGCCGCCCGGTGGCTGCCCTCTCTGGCCCCAACCACGCAGAGGAGGTGGCCCGCTTCCTGCCCACGGCCAGCGTGGCCGCGGGGCCAGAGGAGCTCGCCCGACGGGTCCAGGAGCTCTTCTCGGGCCCCACCTTCCGGGTCTACACCAGCCCCGACCTCCGGGGGGTGGAGCTGGGCGGAGCCCTTAAGAACGTCCTGGCCCTGGCGGCGGGGATGGTGGACGGGCTCCGCCTGGGGGATAACGCCAAGGCGGCCCTCCTCACCCGGGGTCTAAAGGAGATGGTGCGCTTTGGGACGGCCATGGGAGGGGAGGAGGCTACCTTCTACGGGCTTTCCGGCCTAGGGGACCTTTTGGCTACCGCTTTTAGCCTCCACTCCCGCAACCGGGGGGCGGGGGAGAGGCTGGTGCGGGGGGAGGCCTTGGCGCGCCTCGAGGACCGGGGGGTGGTGGAGGGGCTCTATGCGGTGAGGGCCCTCATGGCCTGGCGGGAGCGGGCGGGGCTTGAGCTTCCCATCGCCGAAGCGGTGTACCGGGTGGTCTACGAGGGGCTGGATCCCTTGAAAGCCCTTTCCGCCCTCATGGCCCGGGAGCCCAAGGCGGAGTGA
- a CDS encoding Uma2 family endonuclease, whose translation MLARKLPLSLEAYLEEEAQSPVRREYLRGRLYAMAGSSALHNRVALNIAARLLEAARAKGCRVYMSDMKLRIRDEAVYYPDVMVVCAPGPPHPYYEESPCLVVEVLSPATAAQDRREKRALYETLDSLEVYLLVDPEARRFTAYRRAPEGFLEEEGKEVYLPCLDLTLGAEEAFRL comes from the coding sequence GTGCTGGCCCGGAAGCTGCCCCTTAGCCTCGAGGCCTACCTGGAGGAGGAGGCCCAATCCCCCGTGCGGCGGGAGTACCTGCGGGGCCGCCTCTACGCCATGGCCGGATCCAGCGCCCTGCACAACCGGGTGGCCCTCAACATCGCCGCCCGCCTCCTGGAAGCGGCCAGGGCTAAGGGTTGCCGGGTCTACATGAGCGACATGAAGCTCAGGATCCGGGACGAGGCGGTCTACTACCCGGATGTGATGGTGGTCTGTGCCCCAGGGCCGCCCCACCCCTATTACGAGGAAAGCCCTTGCCTGGTGGTGGAGGTCCTTTCCCCCGCCACCGCGGCCCAGGACCGCCGGGAGAAGCGGGCCCTCTACGAAACGTTAGACAGCCTGGAGGTCTATCTCCTAGTGGACCCCGAGGCCCGCCGTTTCACCGCCTACCGCAGGGCCCCCGAGGGCTTCCTGGAGGAGGAGGGGAAAGAGGTCTACCTCCCCTGCCTGGACCTGACCCTGGGGGCGGAGGAGGCCTTCCGCCTCTAG
- a CDS encoding alpha/beta fold hydrolase, producing MTRGLVFLHAFPYGPRMWEGEVAYFRGRLSLLAPPYLGLSLPEAAEKVLGEMDEAGMEEAVFVGLSMGGYLIFELWRKAPERFLGLVLADTRAGADTEEARRNRYALRERVLQEGVGFLPEALLPSHLGKTTREERPEVVERARALILEASPEAVAGSLLALAERPDSTPLLPGMRRPALVLVGEEDTLTPPEEAKRMARALPDARLLLLPEAGHLANLENPRAFRTALLGFLAEVL from the coding sequence ATGACCCGCGGCCTGGTCTTTCTGCACGCCTTCCCCTATGGCCCCCGCATGTGGGAGGGGGAGGTGGCCTACTTCCGGGGAAGGCTTTCCCTCCTGGCCCCCCCCTACCTGGGCCTATCCCTCCCCGAGGCGGCGGAAAAGGTCCTGGGGGAGATGGACGAGGCGGGAATGGAGGAGGCGGTCTTCGTGGGGCTTTCCATGGGGGGCTACCTCATCTTTGAGCTCTGGCGGAAGGCCCCCGAGCGCTTCCTGGGCCTGGTGCTGGCGGATACCCGCGCGGGGGCGGACACGGAGGAGGCCCGCAGGAACCGCTACGCCCTCAGGGAACGGGTCCTCCAGGAAGGGGTGGGCTTCCTCCCCGAGGCCCTTCTCCCAAGCCACCTGGGCAAGACCACCCGGGAGGAGCGCCCCGAGGTGGTGGAAAGGGCCCGGGCCCTCATCCTGGAGGCCAGCCCCGAGGCGGTGGCCGGTAGCCTCCTGGCCCTGGCGGAGCGCCCCGACTCCACCCCCCTCCTCCCCGGGATGCGCCGCCCGGCCCTGGTCCTGGTGGGCGAGGAGGATACCCTCACCCCCCCGGAGGAGGCCAAGCGAATGGCCAGGGCCCTGCCCGACGCCCGCCTCCTCCTCCTCCCCGAGGCCGGGCACCTGGCCAACCTGGAAAACCCCAGGGCCTTCCGCACGGCCCTTCTGGGCTTTTTGGCCGAGGTGCTCTAG
- the sufU gene encoding Fe-S cluster assembly sulfur transfer protein SufU: MSVLDELYREIILKHYQSPKNFGVLPQATRVAGGMNPSCGDQVEVMVRLEGDTIADIRFQGQGCAISTASASLMTELVKGKKVAEALELSRRFQAMVVEGAPPDPALGDLLALQGVAKLPARVKCATLAWHALEEALR, encoded by the coding sequence ATGAGCGTCCTCGATGAGCTTTACCGGGAGATCATCCTCAAGCACTACCAAAGCCCCAAGAACTTCGGGGTCCTGCCCCAGGCCACCCGGGTGGCGGGAGGCATGAACCCCTCCTGCGGGGACCAGGTGGAGGTGATGGTGCGGCTGGAAGGGGACACCATCGCCGACATCCGCTTCCAGGGCCAGGGGTGCGCCATCAGCACCGCCAGCGCCTCCCTCATGACCGAGCTGGTGAAGGGGAAGAAGGTGGCGGAGGCTTTGGAGCTTTCCCGGAGGTTCCAGGCCATGGTGGTGGAGGGCGCCCCCCCGGACCCCGCCCTGGGGGACCTCCTGGCCCTCCAGGGGGTGGCCAAGCTCCCGGCGCGGGTGAAGTGCGCCACCCTGGCCTGGCACGCCCTGGAGGAGGCCCTGAGGTGA